A genomic segment from Nicotiana sylvestris chromosome 1, ASM39365v2, whole genome shotgun sequence encodes:
- the LOC138875860 gene encoding uncharacterized protein has protein sequence MKSLFKSDLRPFVGLDGTFLKGKAKGQLLVVVGQDSANHFYLLAWAIVDKETKLTSIFTYEEDFKDQIKNISQVDDDGKKVVEDLLKYPPNYWSRAFFDTVYKNQSVDNNLTESFNAWILQAGHKPISKMLEDIRIKVMNMVNEREAEVMIWGNEYNLKTMELYNQFMIIALKCHVNGNAYNGYEVTESSYRHIVNLRLKKCTCRSRDICGIPCPHAICALLHKKVDPLSQIHWKASHWMKEEWKADKEEENFT, from the exons ATGAAGTCTTTGTTTAAGAGTGATTTGAGACCTTTCGTTGGATTGGATGGAACATTTTTGAAAGGGAAGGCTAAAGGTCAGCTGTTGGTAGTTGTTGGTCAAGATTCTGCCAATCATTTTTATCTATTGGCTTGGGCTATTGTTGACAAAGAAACAAAGCTTACTT ctatttt TACTTATGAAGAGGACTTCAAAGATCAGATAAAGAATATAAGTCAAGTAGATGATGATGGAAAGAAAGTTGTTGAGGATTTGTTGAAGTATCCACCAAACTATTGGAGTAGGGCATTCTTTGATACTGTTTACAAGAACCAGTCTGTAGACAACAACTTAACTGAGTCATTCAATGCATGGATCTTGCAAGCAGGGCACAAGCCAATCAGTAAGATGCTTGAGGATATTAGAATCAAGGTGATGAATATGGTTAATGAACGTGAAGCTGAGGTGATGATATGGGGAAATGAGTACAATCTTAAAACCATGGAGTTGTACAACCAATTCATGATAATTGCATTGAAGTGTCATGTTAATGGCAATGCATACAATGGATATGAGGTGACTGAAAGTAGTTACAGGCACATTGTGAATCTGAGGTTAAAGAAATGTACCTGCAGGTCAAGGGATATTTGTGGCATTCCATGTCCTCATGCAATTTGTGCATTATTGCACAAGAAAGTGGACCCTTTAAGTCAGATTCATTG GAAAGCATCCCATTGGATGAAAGAAGAATGGAAAGCAGACAAAGAGGAAGAGAACTTTACTTGA